A genomic region of Nostoc sp. UHCC 0702 contains the following coding sequences:
- a CDS encoding CAP domain-containing protein, which translates to MSRQPAFGIALSMLVLASGLMTTPIPSHSSTKQSTQNQPLSIPSNQVATSTATFQTTALEKSVFEQINRYRVSKKLPKLKLNANITRQARIHSQNMARGKAQFSHKGFEQRVTAISLRFNSAAENLAFNQGYSNPANQAVTGWLESPGHLKNIQGNYNLTGIGVATNKQGEVYLTQIFLHSSK; encoded by the coding sequence ATGTCCCGACAACCTGCTTTTGGCATAGCTTTAAGTATGCTTGTCCTTGCTAGTGGATTAATGACTACTCCTATACCAAGTCATAGTTCTACAAAACAAAGCACTCAGAATCAACCGTTATCGATTCCTTCAAATCAGGTTGCAACATCAACTGCTACTTTTCAAACTACTGCTTTAGAAAAATCAGTTTTTGAGCAAATCAATCGATATCGAGTTTCTAAAAAACTGCCGAAGTTAAAGCTAAATGCCAATATCACTCGACAAGCAAGGATTCATAGTCAAAATATGGCTAGGGGTAAAGCCCAATTTAGCCATAAGGGATTTGAACAGCGAGTCACAGCTATTTCCCTCCGCTTCAACAGTGCAGCAGAAAACCTCGCTTTCAATCAGGGATATAGCAATCCTGCTAACCAAGCTGTTACTGGTTGGCTTGAAAGTCCCGGTCATTTGAAGAATATTCAAGGCAATTACAACCTAACTGGGATTGGTGTTGCTACTAACAAGCAAGGAGAAGTCTACCTGACGCAAATTTTCCTTCACTCTAGTAAGTGA
- the cobJ gene encoding precorrin-3B C(17)-methyltransferase, with protein MMTKIAPAVVVLGENSVAVARKIISVLPGATLYGLAGRTCEVDVSFTNFGETLRELFAEGTPLIGICAAGILIRTLAPMLSDKRTEPPVIAVAEDGSAVVPLLGGLSGVNDLARHIAEALDIKAAITTTGDIRFRTALLSPPPGYHLANPDDAKTFISDLLAGATVKLEGTASWLSNSQLPIDSQGDLTIQITERLVVHTPKRLVYHPATIAIAISDSINLSSVQQLLADAELASASVAAIFAPLTAAANPAIHTIADAFGIPTRFFTSNHLESLLSQGYSPAQAVAIAATGTSGQLITSSSPPSPSSPSSPSSPSSPSSPSSPSSPPSSHLAIAIAPEPIDPNTIGQPRGRLAIVGTGPGGRKWMSPQVKEILKSATDLVGYKTYIDLVGNLADGKRRHESDNREEIARATMALDLATEGRYVAIVSSGDPGIYAMAAAVFEVLDHHAKPEWDSIDIHVAPGISAMQAAAADIGAPLGHDFCAISLSDILKPWSIIEQRIAAAAQADFAIAFYNPVSKQRTWQLTAARNILLQHRTPDTPVVLARNLGRPGQTVKVITLEQLAPTAADMRTIILVGSTQTRTIQRSDGSIAVYTPRRYGKVRSC; from the coding sequence ATGATGACGAAGATTGCACCCGCCGTTGTGGTGCTGGGTGAAAATAGTGTGGCAGTAGCACGGAAAATAATCAGTGTTTTACCAGGGGCAACATTATACGGTTTGGCGGGTCGCACTTGCGAGGTTGATGTCAGTTTTACGAATTTCGGTGAGACACTACGGGAGTTATTTGCTGAAGGGACACCGCTAATTGGCATTTGTGCCGCTGGTATCTTGATTAGAACATTAGCTCCCATGCTTTCAGATAAACGCACTGAACCCCCAGTGATAGCCGTGGCTGAAGATGGTAGCGCTGTTGTTCCTCTGTTGGGTGGACTCAGTGGTGTAAATGATTTGGCACGTCACATCGCCGAGGCACTTGATATTAAAGCTGCAATTACAACCACCGGCGATATCCGTTTTCGCACAGCGTTGTTGTCTCCTCCCCCTGGATATCATTTAGCTAACCCAGACGATGCCAAGACTTTTATCTCAGATTTGTTAGCTGGGGCGACAGTAAAGTTAGAGGGAACAGCATCCTGGTTGAGTAATAGTCAACTGCCCATTGACTCTCAAGGAGATTTGACAATCCAGATTACAGAACGTTTGGTGGTTCATACACCCAAAAGACTAGTTTACCACCCGGCAACTATAGCGATCGCTATCAGCGACAGCATTAATCTATCTTCAGTACAGCAGTTACTAGCTGATGCCGAACTGGCATCAGCATCCGTAGCAGCGATATTTGCACCCCTAACTGCTGCTGCCAATCCAGCAATACACACCATAGCTGATGCCTTTGGCATACCGACTCGTTTCTTCACCTCAAATCACCTAGAAAGCTTATTATCACAAGGTTATAGCCCCGCCCAAGCAGTTGCGATCGCCGCCACAGGCACATCAGGTCAACTCATTACCTCCTCATCCCCCCCATCTCCCTCATCCCCCTCATCCCCCTCATCCCCCTCATCCCCCTCATCCCCCTCATCCCCCTCATCCCCCCCATCTTCCCACCTAGCGATCGCCATCGCCCCCGAACCAATCGACCCCAACACCATCGGTCAACCACGCGGGCGTTTAGCAATTGTGGGCACGGGGCCGGGTGGACGGAAGTGGATGTCGCCGCAAGTCAAGGAGATACTCAAATCGGCAACTGACTTAGTTGGGTATAAAACATATATAGATTTAGTTGGTAATCTTGCTGATGGCAAGCGCAGGCATGAGTCGGACAACCGAGAAGAAATTGCACGGGCAACAATGGCACTGGATTTGGCAACAGAAGGGCGATATGTCGCAATTGTTTCTTCTGGCGACCCTGGGATCTATGCAATGGCAGCAGCAGTATTTGAAGTACTAGACCACCACGCCAAACCAGAATGGGACAGTATCGACATTCATGTTGCACCAGGAATTTCGGCAATGCAAGCCGCTGCTGCTGACATTGGCGCACCCTTGGGACATGACTTTTGCGCCATTTCACTATCTGACATTTTGAAACCTTGGTCAATTATCGAACAACGAATTGCTGCTGCTGCCCAAGCTGATTTTGCGATCGCATTTTATAATCCTGTTTCCAAACAACGCACTTGGCAACTAACAGCAGCCAGGAATATTTTATTGCAGCACAGAACGCCTGATACTCCGGTGGTGCTGGCACGGAATCTCGGTAGACCAGGGCAAACGGTAAAGGTGATTACTCTTGAGCAATTAGCACCAACTGCCGCCGATATGCGGACAATTATTCTTGTTGGTTCAACCCAGACCCGGACTATCCAGCGCAGTGATGGGAGTATTGCCGTTTATACGCCCCGTCGCTATGGCAAAGTGCGATCGTGCTGA